A genomic window from Solanum dulcamara chromosome 11, daSolDulc1.2, whole genome shotgun sequence includes:
- the LOC129874644 gene encoding O-fucosyltransferase 23, which yields MDLSNCKQLRFFGVHLNFLAAKCFVLVVITLFLGTVLLPTFSGLGGVIRQNKFVFVHNRSFSSSQPVKHKFLEVPQIVWGLNNQKIAFARACLTARMLNRTLLMPKLSASLFYKEVELLKPISFDKIFQFGRFNSVCKGFVQLSRYSDVSNQSDVIELQKGSGRRWTLEKDLEQLNQFSKHPYDAREIVRIVGKNPFLWHDHWPTKDYAKVFECLALVEEISMEADKVVSKIREIGMELRSKNPMSSSSSEPVPFVAVHMRIEKDWMIHCKKLEQRLNISEICSSKEEIMIRVGNTAGLKTPVVVYLAVADTLLEDNTVLNGWKNGLHPFEKKKLGVFDIYKKQPYLFQSAIDYEVCLRSDIFVGNSFSTFSSLVVLDRTQKMIKEGETKLCGSDVRWPSYAYNIRGAGNSPHPWVTNMSDTSLIAISYGSNHISC from the coding sequence ATGGACTTGTCAAACTGTAAGCAATTGAGATTTTTTGGAGTCCATTTGAATTTCTTGGCTGCAAAATGCTTTGTGTTGGTTGTCATTACTTTGTTCCTTGGAACTGTTTTGCTTCCAACATTCTCTGGACTTGGTGGGGTCATTCGACAGAACAAATTTGTCTTTGTCCATAACCGTTCATTTTCATCGAGTCAACCTGTAAAACACAAGTTTCTTGAAGTTCCACAGATTGTGTGGGGATTGAACAATCAGAAGATTGCTTTTGCTAGAGCTTGTTTGACTGCACGAATGCTCAATCGAACACTGTTGATGCCTAAATTGAGTGCTTCTCTGTTTTATAAAGAAGTCGAACTTTTGAAGCCTATTTCCTTCGATAAGATCTTCCAATTCGGAAGATTTAATTCCGTTTGTAAAGGGTTTGTACAATTGAGTCGTTATTCAGATGTTTCCAATCAAAGTGATGTTATCGAACTTCAAAAAGGCAGTGGAAGAAGGTGGACATTGGAAAAAGATTTGGAGCAGTTGAATCAATTTAGTAAGCATCCATATGATGCACGTGAGATCGTTCGGATAGTAGGAAAGAACCCGTTTCTGTGGCATGACCATTGGCCAACTAAAGACTATGCAAAGGTTTTCGAATGCTTAGCTTTAGTAGAGGAGATATCGATGGAAGCAGATAAAGTTGTCTCAAAAATTAGAGAAATAGGAATGGAGCTAAGAAGTAAGAATCCAATGTCAAGCTCTTCATCAGAACCGGTTCCCTTTGTAGCTGTGCACATGAGAATAGAAAAGGATTGGATGATTCACTGTAAGAAGCTGGAGCAGAGATTAAATATTAGTGAAATTTGTAGTAGTAAGGAGGAGATTATGATCAGGGTGGGAAACACCGCGGGTCTTAAAACTCCTGTAGTCGTTTATCTTGCTGTTGCCGATACTCTTCTGGAAGATAATACTGTCTTGAATGGCTGGAAGAACGGCCTGCATCCTTTTGAGAAGAAAAAACTAGGTGTTTTTGACATTTACAAGAAGCAACCATATCTATTTCAATCTGCTATTGACTATGAAGTGTGCTTAAGATCCGATATCTTTGTAGGGAACAGTTTTTCAACATTTTCAAGCCTTGTTGTTCTTGACAGAACCCAAAAGATGATTAAAGAGGGTGAGACAAAGTTGTGTGGTTCGGATGTTAGATGGCCTtcttatgcatacaatataagaGGAGCAGGGAATAGCCCTCATCCGTGGGTAACAAATATGTCCGACACTAGTTTGATAGCAATTAGCTATGGTTCTAATCACATATCTTGCTGA